A genomic stretch from Pseudoliparis swirei isolate HS2019 ecotype Mariana Trench chromosome 18, NWPU_hadal_v1, whole genome shotgun sequence includes:
- the ninl gene encoding ninein-like protein, with amino-acid sequence MKRCSSPQVRRKLQPADKTAPGPSVSLQTELALEALKQKQETELQQLHIQLETQVNFYERSLELMRRSMEVERKDISQAFKMEISELEEQKAQVEQQVKQLKEQLQRGGGGAWSNQQDRRMQRERAELEQNFAREIGNLVQSLSAEKEQLGAELKLQADQELTLVRKEAELQLAEGQRGFWEIVRQVTQLKEELADLQTASHRTRRDRQEATGTRVLVLDGVSQEALQRERTRTSLDQDQENRGSAQTEEMVLELNSKTCTEASPQRPCRDLDLSGQQVLQLQRDLQDSRDRLQEAQQDYEEEKRKMRQQLVELEDLVLVLEEVMDPAGPPRTRLEEVRLENGALQEEVRELEEQVDQKRRRVEQLERDHERRGGEEERLHSENSRYREEVLALSGRNLTLADANAELSARLREDQEQQEATQARVVALEAELTAVTLKRSSEAEEGRSHEVETLQRALLSVELEAQLLREEVGVAQKVEELEREKEELRQALEEQEVQASVTLQEETRKLRVQNQELRHQLAALQVQSLEVQDLNQDLNQDLNQEQQNLKTKLSQLQAERARDQAELLQVQHLREQEEQRRSRQLEEEQRRSRQLEEALRLQAQQSSSHISMKQAQWEKVVSSLHQRVEALETTLKGVRLVLQEKVQQLKDQLQQGVKAGRLLKEAHQENSGLQVAQQLAEQRQKQAEKKSVRLEERVGALHRLLREVVPEALAT; translated from the exons ATGAAGCGCTGCTCGTCTcctcaggtgaggaggaagctGCAGCCGGCAGATAAAACAG cTCCGGGCCCCTCTGTGAGCCTCCAGACTGAACTGGCTCTGGAGGCTCTGAAGCAGAAACAAGAGACagagctgcagcagctccacATCCAGCTggagacacag gtgaacTTCTATGAGCGCAGCCTGGAGCTGATGAGGAGGAGCATGGAGGTGGAGCGCAAGGACATCAGCCAGGCCTTCAAg ATGGAGATCAGtgagctggaggagcagaaggctcaggtggagcagcaggtgaagcagctgaaggagcagctgcagcgaggaggaggaggagcgtggaGCAACCAGCAGGACCGCAG aatgcaacggGAGCGAGCCGAGCTGGAGCAGAACTTCGCCCGAGAGATCGGCAACTTGGTCCAGAGCCTGAGCGCCGAGAAGGAGCagctgggggcggagcttaagcTGCAGGCGGACCAGGAGCTCACGCTGGTCAG gaaggaggcggagcttcagctGGCCGAGGGCCAGAGAGGATTCTGGGAGATAGTGCGTCAGGTGACCCAGCTGAAGGAGGAGCTGGCAGACCTCCAGACGGCGTCCCACAGGACCCGGCGGGACCGGCAGGAGGCCACGGGGACCCGGGTCCTGGTGCTGGACGGGGTCTCCCAGGAGGCCCTGCAGCGGGAGCGGACCAGGACCTctctggaccaggaccaggagaaccggGGCTCCGCCCAGACGGAGGAGATGGTCCTAGAGCTCAACTCCAAGACCTGCACGGAGGCCTCTCCCCAGAGGCCCTGcagagacctggacctgagCGGACAACAagtcctccagctgcagcgaGACCTGCAGGACTCCCGAGACCGGCTGCAGGAGGCGCAGCAGGACtacgaagaggagaagaggaagatgaggcagcagctggtggagctggaggacctggtcctggtcctggaggaggtgatggacCCGGCCGGGCCACCCAG GACTCGGCTGGAGGAGGTCCGGCTGGAGAACGGAGCTCTGCAGGAGGAGGTccgggagctggaggagcaggtggaccAGAAGAG gaggcgggtggagcagctggagagggaccacgagaggagaggaggagaggaggagcggctGCACTCGGAG AACTCCAGGTACCGGGAGGAGGTTCTGGCTCTGAGCGGCAGGAACCTGACGCTCGCCGACGCCAACGCCGAGCTGAGCGCCCGGCTCCGGGAGgaccaggagcagcaggaggccaCG CAGGCCCGTGTGGTGGcgttggaggcggagcttacggCGGTGACCCTGAAGCGGTCCTCGGAGGCtgaggaggggcggagccacgAG GTGGAGACGCTGCAGCGGGCGCTGCTCTCAGTGGAGTTGGAGGCCCAGCTGCTTCGGGAGGAAGTGGGCGTGGCCCAGAAG gtggaggagctggaacgggagaaggaggagctccGTCAGgcgctggaggagcaggaggtgcaggCCTCCGTCACCCTGCAGGAGGAGACCCGCAAACTGCGAGTCCAGAACCAGGAGCTCCGACACCAG CTGGCGGCGCTGCAGGTCCAGAGTCTGGAGGTCcaggacctgaaccaggacctgaaccaggacctgAACCAGGAGCAGCAGAACTTGAAGACCAAACTGAGCCAGCTGCAGGCGGAGCGGGCTCGGGACCAG gcggagctgctgcaggtgcagcacctgagggagcaggaggagcagaggaggagccggcagctggaggaggagcagaggaggagccggcagctggaggaggcgctGAGGCTCCAGGCCCAGCAGAGCAGCTCCCACATCAGCATGaagcag GCTCAGTGGGAGAAGGTGGTGTCCTCCCTGCATCAGAGGGTGGAGGCTCTAGAAACCACTCTGAAGGGGGTTCGCCTGGTCCTGCAGGAGAAAGTCCAGCAGCTCAAAGACCAG CTGCAGCAGGGCGTGAAGGCCGGCCGGCTCCTGAAGGAGGCGCACCAGGAGAACTCCGGCCTGCAGGTGGCGCAGCAGCTCGCAGAGCAGCGGCAGAAACAAGCAGAGAAGAAGAGCGTCCGGCTGGAGGAGCGCGTCGGAGCGCTGCACCGCCTGCTGCGGGAGGTGGTGCCTGAGGCGCTCGCCACGTAG